The window AGTACAGTTTTTTTAAATAATTAAGGTTTATGTTGTAAGATTCTTCAGGATTTAAGGCTTCTTCAATAATAACATCTCTAGATCCCGTAAGTGCTGCGTGTTCTTCGGTAAATAGGTTTACCACTCTAAAACCTGTACCCGCATTTAATCGAATAATATCATTGTCTGTTGGTTTGTACTTATACGCGATTCTTGGCGTGAAAATACTACCATGTCTACTATCGTAGTCATAGCGCATTCCTAATAACAGACTTTGTTTTTTGCTGAACTTAATTTCATCTTGAACAAATACCGAAGGAATAGTAACTTGATCTGCATTTACGGTGGCTGTGGTGTTGTCATTATAATAATTATAGCGAAGTGCAGAACCAAATAATAAATCATGCTTATTCATTTTTTTATCCCAAATAAATTGTCCGAAACCAATACGTTGTTGTGCCAAATAAGGTGTGTCACCATATACAGAGTTTTGATCGTGATCGGAATAGGAGAATTGAAAATTTACTTTTTCTTTAATAGGCAGTTCGTAGTTTCCTAAGATTTCAAAACGCGAAGTGTAAATACTTTCTCCGTAAACCTCATTTCCTCCTCTATCTGCTTTGGTCCATTGTAGTTCTCCTCCCCAACGATCTTCGTAGAAATAGCGCCCGGCAAGAGATAATTTTTTATTACTAGCTCTTTTAAAATCCCATTTCTGAAAAATAGAAATACGGTCTTGTAGTGTTAAGTCTGTAAAATTATCCTTGTTGTTGTCTATAATATTATCGTATTTAAAATAATTGGCACCAAATAAAACGGTTGTTTTTTTACCAACATTTGCTTTAAACCCGGCGTCTACGTTTACTTCTCCCCAGCCGGTAACAAATGCATCTGCAAAGAATCTTGGAGCATTTTCAGGAAGTTTGGTGATGATATTAATTAAACCTCCAACCGCTTCACTACCATATAATGAGGAAGCAGGTCCTTTTACTATTTCAATTTGTTCTATTAAAGAATTAGGTATTCCTGACAAACCATAAACGGTAGACAAACCGCTAACAATTGGCATACCATCAATTAGAACAAGTATGTAAGGCCCTTCTAAACCGTTAATATGAATGTCGCCAGTATTGCATACATTACAGTTTAATTGTGGGCGAACACCGTTTACATTTTGAAGCGCTTCAAAAATATTAGGTGTTGGATTTCTCTTTAAAAAAGTGGGAGAGTATACTTCTACAGGAATAGGGCTTTCTAACCTAGAAACCGCTTTTAAGGTTCCTGTAATGATCACTTCCTCTAAATCTTCATTTTCATTTAAATTAAAGGTTGTAAAAACTGTTTTGTTTTTTATTGTAATTATTTTTTTCTGAAGGATATACCCTGTGAAAGAAGCTATTATACTATGTTTTCCAGGTTCTATGTTTTTAATAATAAAAATACCATTCTCATTTGTAGTCGTTCCTTTTGTCGTGTTCTCTATGTAAACATTAGCGTAAGCAAGTGGTTCTCCATTAGATAATACTTTTCCTTCTATATTAAAGGTTGTTTGCGCTGTAGCGGAAGAAAATGTTAATACTATTAAGAATTTAATTAGTTTCATCTTATTTTATTTTTCATCAAATATAAAATTATTTTTAGACTAGTCTAAAAATATTTTAAGAAATATATCTTTTCTATATTTGTAAGACATAATTATACTATGATCACATTAACGGAAGAAAATTACATTAAGGCTATTTATCATCTTGGGAACAATGGTGAAGAAACAGTAAATACAAATGCAATAGCAGAGGTTATGCAAACCAAAGCATCTTCGGTTACAGATATGATTAAAAAGCTGTCTGAAAAAAAATATGCGAATTATAAAAAATACCAAGGAGTTACGTTAACTAAAGATGGTAGGTTTGTAGCCGTAAATATTATTAGGAAACATAGGCTTTGGGAGGTTTTTTTGGTTGAGAAATTAAACTTTTCTTGGGATGAGGTTCATGAAGTTGCAGAGCACTTAGAGCATATAAAATCAGAAAAACTTATTAATCAATTAGATGCTTTTTTAGAGTTTCCAAAACACGATCCGCATGGAGATCCAATTCCGGATAAAGAAGGTAATTTTAAACATATTGAAAAAATTGTTTTAGCAAAAGCAGAAATAGGTGCTGTGTATAAATGTGTTGGAGTAGATGATACTTCTTCTAGTTTTTTAAAATATTTAGAT is drawn from Lacinutrix sp. WUR7 and contains these coding sequences:
- a CDS encoding metal-dependent transcriptional regulator; the encoded protein is MITLTEENYIKAIYHLGNNGEETVNTNAIAEVMQTKASSVTDMIKKLSEKKYANYKKYQGVTLTKDGRFVAVNIIRKHRLWEVFLVEKLNFSWDEVHEVAEHLEHIKSEKLINQLDAFLEFPKHDPHGDPIPDKEGNFKHIEKIVLAKAEIGAVYKCVGVDDTSSSFLKYLDSNNIGLGTIIKIKHKEPYDNSIKIELKDSEIVVSQNVAKNLYLKKV
- a CDS encoding TonB-dependent receptor, encoding MKLIKFLIVLTFSSATAQTTFNIEGKVLSNGEPLAYANVYIENTTKGTTTNENGIFIIKNIEPGKHSIIASFTGYILQKKIITIKNKTVFTTFNLNENEDLEEVIITGTLKAVSRLESPIPVEVYSPTFLKRNPTPNIFEALQNVNGVRPQLNCNVCNTGDIHINGLEGPYILVLIDGMPIVSGLSTVYGLSGIPNSLIEQIEIVKGPASSLYGSEAVGGLINIITKLPENAPRFFADAFVTGWGEVNVDAGFKANVGKKTTVLFGANYFKYDNIIDNNKDNFTDLTLQDRISIFQKWDFKRASNKKLSLAGRYFYEDRWGGELQWTKADRGGNEVYGESIYTSRFEILGNYELPIKEKVNFQFSYSDHDQNSVYGDTPYLAQQRIGFGQFIWDKKMNKHDLLFGSALRYNYYNDNTTATVNADQVTIPSVFVQDEIKFSKKQSLLLGMRYDYDSRHGSIFTPRIAYKYKPTDNDIIRLNAGTGFRVVNLFTEEHAALTGSRDVIIEEALNPEESYNINLNYLKKLYLKNGMYFTFDSSVWYTYFTNAIIPDYDTNPNQIIYNNLDGYSTSKGFSFNMDAVFGSGIRASLGATYQDVSQTENSQTTEQILTEKFSGVWSFSYKNHPTNLTIDYTGNIYGPMRLPLLGELDPRQEYSPTWSVQNIQLTFDGIHNLEMYGGVKNLLNWTPNQGNPFIIARAGDPFDENVQFDGNGDVIATADNPYALTFDPSYVYGPNQGIRLFFGVRYKLN